In Vicugna pacos chromosome 10, VicPac4, whole genome shotgun sequence, the following proteins share a genomic window:
- the OR51G2 gene encoding olfactory receptor 51G2: MMLRSLENSSSTSSTFLLSGVPGLEHVHLWVSILLCFIYLVSILGNCTILCIIKTEPSLHEPMYLFLSMLALTDLGLSLCTLPTVLGIFWIGARDIGHDACFAQLFFIHCLSFLESSVLLSMAFDRFVAICRPLHYASILTNTVIGRMGLASLGRSVVLIFPLPFMLKRFPYCGSPVLSHPYCLHQEVMKLACADIRANSVYGLFVIVSTVGVDSLLILLSYALILHTVLSIASRAERLKALNTCVSHICAVLLFYTPMIGLSVIHRFGKQAPHLVQVIMGFVYLLFPPLMNPIVYSVKTKQIRDRVTQAFCY; encoded by the coding sequence ATGATGCTGAGGTCCCTGGAGAACAGCAGCAGCACGTCCTCCACCTTCCTGCTGAGCGGCGTGCCTGGGCTGGAGCATGTGCACCTCTGGGTCTCCATCCTGCTGTGCTTCATATACCTCGTTTCCATCCTGGGCAACTGCACCATTCTGTGTATCATTAAAACAGAGCCCTCGCTTCATGAGCCTATGTACCTCTTCCTGTCCATGCTGGCTCTGACCGACCTGGGTCTGTCCCTTTGCACCCTCCCTACAGTGCTAGGCATCTTTTGGATTGGGGCGCGCGATATTGGTCATGATGCCTGTTTTGCCCAGCTCTTTTTCATTCATTGCTTGTCCTTCCTGGAGTCCTCCGTGCTACTGTCAATGGCCTTCGACCGCTTTGTGGCCATTTGTCGCCCCTTGCACTATGCGTCCATTCTCACCAACACCGTCATTGGCAGGATGGGCCTAGCCTCCCTGGGCCGCAGTGTAGTGCTCATTTTCCCATTACCTTTTATGCTCAAAAGGTTCCCGTATTGTGGCTCCCCAGTCCTCTCACATCCTTATTGTCTCCACCAGGAAGTGATGAAGTTGGCCTGTGCAGACATCAGAGCCAACAGCGTCTATGGCTTGTTTGTCATTGTTTCCACAGTGGGTGTAGATTCACTCCTCATTCTCCTCTCCTATGCCCTGATCCTGCACACCGTGCTGTCCATCGCATCCAGGGCCGAAAGACTCAAGGCTCTTAACACCTGTGTTTCCCACATCTGCGCTGTGCTCCTCTTCTACACTCCCATGATTGGCCTGTCTGTCATCCACCGCTTTGGGAAGCAGGCGCCTCATCTGGTCCAGGTGATCATGGGCTTTGTGTACCTTCTCTTCCCTCCACTGATGAACCCCATCGTCTACAGTGTGAAGACCAAACAGATCCGAGATCGTGTGACCCAAGCCTTTTGTTACTAG